Below is a genomic region from Echinicola rosea.
TAGTCAAAGAATGTTTTAGGAGAAAAGACACTTTTATAAGCACCAGACTTTTTTTACACAACTGGGCAACAGGCTCGTCAAATCACCCCAATAACCACTAACACTTGGAGGCTACCTCCTGCAGGGCATTGCTGACCAAGTCATACTCAAATCCTCTGCTGATCAAAAAACGGTGGATTTTGGCCTTTTTCTTAAAGAGGTCATTCTCTTGGGTGGTCGCCCATTTTTTTTCGGCAAGCCCCAGCAGTTCCTTCCAATACTCATCCGGGTCAATTTCCTTCATGCCCAGCCGCATGCAATTTGCCGAAAGGCGGTGTTGCTTCAAACCCTGCTCTATCTTCAGCCGCCCCCACTTTTTGAGGTGGAATTTTCCCCTGACGTAGGCCTCCGCAAAGCGCTCTTCATTGAGGAAATTCTCCGTGATCATCACAGAAATAAGTTCTTCCACCTCATCCTGATAGAGCCCGTAGCTGTATAGTTTGTCCCTCACTTCCTGCTGGCTCCGCTCTTGGTAGGCACAGAATGCCGCGATTTTCACCTTTGCTTGGCCGAGCGTTAGCGTTTTTTTCTGAGGCTCTTGTGAATAATCTTTTCTTGGGAAGGACATTTTATGTAATTTTAGCAGCGAAACATCTTTTTGGGCAAATCACCCAAAAAGTCTTTTCTCATTCAAATATATCAAACCTAACCTAAATTATCATGCGCAAGAAAATCGTCGCCGGTAACTGGAAAATGAACGGAACGCAGGAAGAAGGCCAAAAGCTGACTTCTGAGATTGTCAATATGGTCAAAGACGAAAGAATCAGTGATGTCACTGTGGTGCTGAACCCTCCTTTTGTCCACGCTTCCAATGTAAAAAAACTGATCGGTGGAGTAGATAACATCTTCTTGGGTGGACAAAACTGCTCTGATAAAGCCTCTGGTGCCTACACCGGGGAGACTTCTGCCAGCATCTTGGCGTCTTTTGGAGCCAGCTATGTGATTATCGGTCACAGTGAGCGCAGAGAATATTTTGCGGAAT
It encodes:
- a CDS encoding regulatory protein RecX, translated to MSFPRKDYSQEPQKKTLTLGQAKVKIAAFCAYQERSQQEVRDKLYSYGLYQDEVEELISVMITENFLNEERFAEAYVRGKFHLKKWGRLKIEQGLKQHRLSANCMRLGMKEIDPDEYWKELLGLAEKKWATTQENDLFKKKAKIHRFLISRGFEYDLVSNALQEVASKC